The genomic window TGCACAGGCAGAAAATCTGAAAGTCATTATACAGGAACTGGTCATGGAGATCGGGAATATTGATAATGATTCGAAGACTTCCAAAAAGTCACAATCTCATACGTATTTCGAAAAGAAATTTCATCATTCCCTGAAAAATGATCCTGATAATAAAAGCAAACAGATGATGCAAGCAAAAAAAGCCAATAATTCTCCAAGGCCTGGTAGTAAGACAAATGGGAATAGCTTTAAAAAAACCGTGATCGCACGAAACAGGATATCAGATGAATTAATGCCTCTCAGTGATGATTTCAAGGATTTTTAGCGCCATGAGATTGTTGTTCAATGGGTGCAAATCAGTACATTTTGTACCCATTGAACGGCAGGAAATTGCCGTGATAACTAGATGAAATGAATACCGCGTTGAGGAATTGAATTACTGCGCAGGAATTTCTGCTCTGCTGTTTTGAAGGGAAGACTTGGAGGGGAGTGTTACTAACATGAATGATGTTCAGACTGCAATTACTGTTGGCGTTGGCGATCTGAAGATTACGCAAGCGCCTAATGAATTAAAAACATTACTGGGCTCCTGCATTGGAGTTGTATTACACGACCCTATCAACAAAATTGGTGGGCTATTACACGTAATGTTACCAAAAAATAATAGTAATGATTTAAAGATTACCAAGTACGCTGATACAGGGCTCCCCTTTTTTATTTATCAGATGGTCACCCATGCAGGCGCATCCAGAGGGGCTCTTTATGCCAAAATATTTGGTGGCGCAAAGATGTTCGAGACCAATGGCCTGTTTAATATAGGTGAATCAAACGAAATAGAGGTACGACGAATATTGAAAGAAGAAGGAATCAGGGTAGTATCGGCGAAAACCGGTGGTACGAAAGGATACAATATTTTGTGCGATACAGAGACGGGTGAGGTAACGTGCCGTATCTTTGGTGAAGCAATCGTAATTTATTAATATCATTATAATGCCTGCAAAGCACCAAAATACAAGCACCAAATCACAAATAAATTCCAATAAACAAAATCCAATGTTCAAACAATATGATTTAGAAGAAAGAACATTCTGTTTTGCCAAGAATGTTACCCTTTATGTGAGGCAATTAACAAAAAATGTTTCAACCTTGGAACATGGTAAGCAAGTAATACGTGCTTCTGGTTCTGTAGGAGCTAATTATATTGAAGCCAACGAAGCCCTAAGTAAAAAAGACTTGTAACACTTTAGTTTTTTGAAAAATTACCATAATAACGATGTTGCCGCACGGTGTAAGGGCGAAGCATTTGCCATAAATTGGTATAAATGTATTCATACCCCAAGCTGGCAAATGCTTCGCCCCTACTTTTTCAAAAAACTAAAGTGTTACAAAGACTTTATTATGAGAATAAAGGTATGCCGTAAAGAGGCAAAAGAATCTGCTTATTGGATAAGATTAGTAGTCGAAACAAATGATGAGCAATATAAACGAGAAGGAGAAAAGCTTATAAATGAGGCAACTGAGCTAAAGAAGATTTTTTTCACTATTATTTTAAAATCAACGTAGTTTTACTTTTTAGATATTGTAATTTATTTGAAATTTGGTCTTTGCGACTTGGTCTTTTAGATTATAAGCTTTTGTGTTCTTTGTAACTTTGTGGTTACTAACCTTAATAAAATAAAAGAGGTAAAAATGAATATTACTCAAGAACGTATGAAGGTAATTGAAATTATGTCGCGGCTGAGTATCGATAGGGCTTCCAGGGCTCTATCCAAGACACTAAGAACCGGCGCCATGATTTCACTTTCAAATGTATACATAGCCGATTTAAGCGAAACGACTGAAAGAATGAATAATGATCTCCGGGAAATGACGGGCGTTATGGTTGATTTTAAAGGGAATATTGGCTGTAAGCTTTTGTTCATGCTGCCGGTGAACGGTTCATTCATTCTCACAGACCTCTTTCTCAGACAACCAACCGGCACGACGAAAGAATATAATGAATTTACTGAAGGCGTAATTCAGGAATTGGGAAACATTCTTGCGAGTCATATCAGCAATGTGCTGGTATCTGATTTTGACGCTACCTTGGTGCCAGAACCACCACATGTGCATAATGATTATGCCGGAGTTATGTTTGCAAATCTGGTCATGGAACAAGGCATGAATGATGATAAGCTGTTGCTGATGGAGACAAAATTCGAAATTTGTAAAAATGAGATCGAGTGTTACCTTTTTTTAGTCCCGGAGGCGACGTCGTTTGTGAAGCTATTGGATAATATAGGAGTAAAAGTATGAAAAAAATTTTAGTAGTAGACGACTCTAAAGTCATAAGGATGGTAATCAAGCGACTTTTGACACAACATGGGTATCAGATTGCAGGGGAGGCTGAAAATGGAAGGGCGGCATTTGAAAAATACAAAGACTTAAGACCAGACGCCGTAACTATGGATATTATCATGCCAGAAGTTGACGGCATTCAAGGGTTGAAAGACATCCTATCCTTTGATAAACAAGCAAAAGTAATCATGATTTCCGCCATAGACCAGAAAGAATCATTGCTGGAAGCCATTCGGCAAGGAGCGGCAGATTACGTGGTTAAACCATTTGAGGATGATCGGATGGTGGCGGCAATGAAGAATATATTTGACGAAAACCAAAAGGATGCGGGAGGCAGTAGGCAGTAGGCCGTAGACAGTAGACGACGGTCTCTTAACAAGAATATTTTAACACTTTATAACAAATAATATCTGAGGAAAACAGGAAGGCAAGAAAGTGGGACTTGAATTTGAGAAATTGACAGATGATATCATTGCAGCATCCATTGAAGTTCATAAAACCCTTGGACCAGGTTTTCTTGAAGCTGTTTATGAAAATGCACTTTCACGAGAATTCGAAACTCGTGACATTCCTTATAAACGACAATGGGAAATATCTATATTCTACCATGGAAATGAAGTAGGCAAGCACAGACTGTATATGTTTGTTTTTGATAAATTTGTAGTTGAATTAAAGGCAATAAAGGAAGTTACAAATGAGCATTTTGCAATTGTTCGTTCCTATTTAAAAGCAGTAAGACAAAGACACGGTTTGATCCTAAACTTTGCAAAACCAATTTTGGAAATAAAAAGAGTTATTTTTACAGAATAATATTCCTGATCTTCCTGCTTTCCTTAGATGTTATTTAAATTTTTAAGATGAATACCTATGGACATCGATATTAACGATAAAGAATTTGGTCTTTTTCAGCGGCTAATCTACAATAAAAGCGGAATAAATCTTACCCCTGCAAAAAAAGAGCTATTGAAATCGCGATTAATAAAACGTTTACGGGAGCGTTCATTAACTTCATTTAAAGAATACTATCAATACGTTACGGAAGAAGATACAACGGGCGAAGAACTGGTCAGTATGCTGGATTGTATTTCCACAAACCTCACAGAATTTTTTAGGGAATCGGCTCATTTTGATTTCCTGTCAGAAAATGTGCTTCCTGTCTTACTGGAGAACAAAAGAAAAAACCGTGAGAAAAAGATCAGGATATGGTGCGCAGGGTGCTCAACCGGCGAAGAGCCATATAGTATTTCTATGATACTGTCAGAACGTATAGAACAGCTTTCGAAATGGGATATAAAGATATTAGCTACCGATTTGTCAACCAGGGTATTAAAAAAAGCCACTCAAGGAATATATGCAAAAGAACGGTTGAGGGATATTCCTCTTCAAATGCTCAACACTTATTTCAAAAAGGAATCTCATAATCTCAAAGACTGTTATCAAATAAATGATTTCCTGAAAGGATTGATTGCCTTTAGAAGGCTCAATCTGACCGATGAAATCTTTCCCTTCAAAGGGCAATTTGATTTTATATTTTGCAGAAATGTGATGATCTATTTTGACAAACAAACGCAGAGTGAATTGGTGTCAAAATTTTATAAACATCTTGCCCCAGAAGGATATCTTTTCATAGGACACTCTGAAAGCCTTGCCGGCACTGAAACCAGGTTCCGGTATGTACGGCCCACAGTTTATCAAAAGTAACCCTAGGCGTATTGAATAATGGGAAACCACAAAGACACAAAGGGCACAAAGAAAATTAAAGAATAGAGATTGACTTCTTCGTGTCCTTTGTGACTTTGTGGTTCTAACGCAATTTCAAATAAGAGACGTTGTTAAGGAGCCCTGGCATGGTAAAGAAAATAAAGGTGTTAATTGTGGATGATTCAGCGGTAGTTCGAAAAATATTATCCGCAGGCCTGAGCAAGGATCACGAGATTGAAGTTATTGGAACAGCGGCAGATCCGTTTATTGCCCGGGATAAAATTGTAAATTTAAGGCCCCATGTAGTCACACTGGATGTCGAAATGCCCAGGATGGATGGCATCTCCTTTCTGCAAAGATTAATGACCTATTATCCATTACCCGTCATTATGGTCAGTTCCTTGACGCAGGCTGGTTGTGAGACCACATTAAAGGCACTGGAAATAGGGGCATTGGATTTTGTTGCAAAACCATCACTGGACATATCACATACGCTTGATGAAATAATAACCGAACTGGCGGAAAAGATAAAAGAATCCGCACATGTTAAAGTGAAAAAAAAAGAATATTTCAAGGATGCTGGCAATAAGAAGACCAATACCCTGTCACCCAAAACAAATCACGCATTGATAAACAGCACACACAAGATTGTTGCAATAGGGGCATCGACAGGAGGAACGGAGGCGCTCAAGGAGGTGTTGATCCATATGCCATCAAACGCACCGGGAATATTGATTGTGCAGCATATGCCACAGTTGTTCACAAAATCCTTTGCTGACCGATTGAATTCTCTTTGTTCTATCGAAGTGAGAGAGGCGAAGAACGGAGATAGTATTATTCCTGGCCTGGCGCTGATTGCACCGGGAAACTATCACATGGAGTTACGAAGAAATGGCGCCCGATATCACGTAATAACAAACCAGGCCCCCCCGGTTCGTCGCCATAGACCATCTGTCGAAGTGCTATTTGAATCTGTTGCAAAATATGCTGGTTCAAATGCCGTTGGCGTGATCATGACAGGTATGGGCGATGACGGCGCAAATGGCCTTTTGAAAATGAAAGAGGCAGGCGCTAAAACGATAGCCCAGGATGAAGATAGCTGCGTGGTATTTGGTATGCCCAAGGAAGCAATCAAATTAGGCGCGGTTGATACGGTCGTTCCATTGAACAAAATTACCCCTTCCGTTTTATCATCGTTAGAAATGAAAACACCACAATCTCTCCTCCGGCAGAAGGATTGATGGTGTATGATACAATGAGTGTTTATCACATCGTATAAATTTCATATAACATGAACTATTTTGGTTTGTACCCTAGATTCGATCCGCAATTGTGTGTAAAAGTTGTTTTGCCAACTTGGGCTCAGTCAGAAAATGTACGTGACTATAAGAACCAAGTACGCGGTTAGCAATTAGACCGTCTTGTTTTGGCGTATTGTCACCATGTTTAGACAGCTCATACGCATATTGTGCCCCGACAGGCACGTGTAAAGACGACCAATGAAATTCGTGTGCCTTGAATGTGTCACCTTTCATACACAGAATCGTATCATGAATTGCTTTTACCAGTACGTAACCTAATCCCTGCCGTTTATTTTCCATCTTGGTAGTACCCTTCAGTATTCCGCACATCTCATGGCTATTATTTTTAAAATCAGTGAGTTTTTCAAGCAAATACATCATTCCACCGCATTCTCCATACATGACGACACCATTCCTGTGCGCTTTTCGAATAGACTCCTTCATGGTGGTATTTGATGCGAGCATGGAGGCGTATAATTCAGGGAAACCGCCACCGATATACAGGCCATCAATGTCCGCTGGTAAGTATTTATCATAGATAGGACTAAAATACGTCAGCTCAGCCCCGAGCAACTCCAGGAGATCGAGATTATCCTGATAATAAAAATTGAATGCCTCATCCATGGCAACGGCGATCCGGCAGGGAACTTGTTCATTAACACCGCAAAATGCGGTCTTCTCAAAGGACGGAAGATTTTTTGAGGATAATGCAATATCGACAAGTTTTCCTATATCCACGGTGGCAGATAACAGCTTACCAATCTTTTGATATGCAGATTTTGAAAACTCCTGCTCAACGGATGGCACCAAACCAAGATGGCGCTCCGGCAGCATTATTTCCTCATGAAAAGGGACATACCCCAGTACCGGAATCTCGCAATAGTTTTCAATAGAGTTTTTAAGAGAAGTATAGTGTCGCCCACTCCTCACTCTGTTCAGGATTACCCCCTGTATTTTCACCTCTCTATCAAAGTGCTTGTATCCCAATACAATCGCACCTGCACTGCGCGACAATCCTTTTGCATCCACGACCAATACTACAGGAGTATTCAATACTTTTGCAAGATGCGCTGTACTCCCCGACTCTGTCCCGTCCAAACAACCGTCATACAACCCCATCACACCTTCAATTACTGCCATATTCGAGCCCGTAAAAGCGTGTTCGAACAATTCCAGGCACACATCTCTGCTCATAAGCCAGGTATCCAGATTCCGAGAGGGTCTTTCCGTAATGGCCGTATGATGTGAAGGGTCAATATAATCCGGTCCGGCTTTAAAGCCTTGAACTACGTAACCCTTGTCTTTCAGCACGGACATCAAACCCAGGGTAATCGTTGTCTTACCAACACCGCTGTGTGTACCGGCGATCAATATTCTTGGATAATAATTGGAATTTTCTGTTATGAGAGTCACTGATGAACAACAAGTATAATCAAAGGTTTTTGGCAACAAATGATAATTATTCTTTCCCGGTATAAGCATCCGGATTGGTAAGATACTTTGTCCTGCAATGATCAGAACAAAAGTAATAGATTTTATCCTGATACACGCAGGTAACAAATCTTCTTAATTCATCGATTTTCATATGACATACAAAATCGATCGTGCCCTCCGGAGGCGTAACATTTCTGAGATATTTGGATGGCTCCTTATCAAAGTCCACTTTGCATTCTTGACTACAAAAATAATATGCCACTCCTTCGTAACTGGATTTTGGAGTATTTTCGCCAATCGTAATATGAACACATCCCATATCAGAAAAATATGCACAGACCGGATCAATGACCTTTGGTTGTTCTTTTTGCGATAAAGTCGTTGTATTTGCGCATCCGGTAATTATGCATATAAAACCTGGTATCAGAAAATATTTTGCTATCACAGGAAGCTCCTTTCTCATAATTTTTATTGCTCAATATCCGCAGAAAACCTTCTTTTACCACGGGAAATTCTTAAAAACCATAGCTAACGCCAACAACCGCTTTAAAATCAGTTTCCTGCTGCTCACCATTGAGGTTTTGAAAAACTGGAAAAAATACTGACGCACCTATCCCCAGATGGGAAGTAACTCCTACGCGGACTCCCGGCGAAAGGAAAACCGTAGTTCCTCCACTGTCTTTTATGTCCTCCCCGTCTTCCTCATCCCGAAAAAGATATCTTACATTAATTTCTCCAACAGGAGCAAAATTTGGGTATTTATTTCTTTGGACCACCTGATACGCAGTCGCAAGATTCCAATCCATACGATCGCCTATTTCAAAGTCTCTTGCCCCCTCGGTACGAAAAGTATAGTGGACGTTTGTGTCTAATGTCCATTTTTCTGTAAACCAGCGTGAATAGGCTAAGCCCGTTGCAAAATCATAGGAACCGCTCCCCGGCTGTTCCACCGCTTCTAATTTTTCTCCATGGTTGTTCTCCTTGTCATCAACACCGGTAGGAAATTTAACGCCTGCCAAAAAAGCATAATGCCCTTGATGCCCGCGCCAGAAACGGTACTTACCTGAAAGCCATAAATCAGTGATTCCATCGGGATTCGCCTGAAATACCTCAACTTCATCGTCTTCGAGTTCAGACTCGCGAAAGTTGATCGCTTCAAACCAACCAAAGCTAAGACCAAACGTCAGATCATCGGTAATACCATACCCCATCTCAACGGTATGGATGAAAGTTCTATCTATGACGTCAAAAGAACCGGCTTTTTCAGCTTTTCTAAGAAGTTTTGAATCGGAAATGGACTCGAATTCAGTTAATTCCGTTCTTAACCCCAATGAAAATGTTCCACTTTTTAAAGTAATCGCCGGGATGGTAGTAGCCCCCCCGCCTGTTCCAGGGCCATGATTCGCATCAACATTCGTTCCGCAGAGGAGTAAAAGGAGTACGAATAATGAACACACATACTTAAATCTACGATTTATAATCCCCATGCTATAACTTCCAAAATAGTTCATCACTGCATGACGGCAATCATTCCTTTTAATTTATGAAAATCAAAACGAGAACACCCGCTTGCAGAGAATTTTAGAAAGACACCGTTGCTGGTTTGAATACATATCAAAATTTATAAAGGAAACGACCTTCTTTAGGAGAAACATCGAGGCGGTTTTCTTAGAGAGGATACAAGCGGGTCAGAAAGGGTAATTGAGATGTCATTAAAGAGAAAACACAGAAATAACCTCTTTGTTAGTTGAATTTGGTTCTCCACTCCTCTCTTACCCATTATTATTTCATTCCCTTCAACTTCTCACTTTCTTGCTTCATTGCATGGTTTAAATTTTCTTG from Candidatus Brocadia sp. includes these protein-coding regions:
- a CDS encoding chemotaxis protein CheD, producing the protein MNDVQTAITVGVGDLKITQAPNELKTLLGSCIGVVLHDPINKIGGLLHVMLPKNNSNDLKITKYADTGLPFFIYQMVTHAGASRGALYAKIFGGAKMFETNGLFNIGESNEIEVRRILKEEGIRVVSAKTGGTKGYNILCDTETGEVTCRIFGEAIVIY
- a CDS encoding four helix bundle protein, with translation MPAKHQNTSTKSQINSNKQNPMFKQYDLEERTFCFAKNVTLYVRQLTKNVSTLEHGKQVIRASGSVGANYIEANEALSKKDL
- a CDS encoding response regulator, producing MKKILVVDDSKVIRMVIKRLLTQHGYQIAGEAENGRAAFEKYKDLRPDAVTMDIIMPEVDGIQGLKDILSFDKQAKVIMISAIDQKESLLEAIRQGAADYVVKPFEDDRMVAAMKNIFDENQKDAGGSRQ
- a CDS encoding GxxExxY protein, translated to MGLEFEKLTDDIIAASIEVHKTLGPGFLEAVYENALSREFETRDIPYKRQWEISIFYHGNEVGKHRLYMFVFDKFVVELKAIKEVTNEHFAIVRSYLKAVRQRHGLILNFAKPILEIKRVIFTE
- a CDS encoding protein-glutamate O-methyltransferase; translated protein: MDIDINDKEFGLFQRLIYNKSGINLTPAKKELLKSRLIKRLRERSLTSFKEYYQYVTEEDTTGEELVSMLDCISTNLTEFFRESAHFDFLSENVLPVLLENKRKNREKKIRIWCAGCSTGEEPYSISMILSERIEQLSKWDIKILATDLSTRVLKKATQGIYAKERLRDIPLQMLNTYFKKESHNLKDCYQINDFLKGLIAFRRLNLTDEIFPFKGQFDFIFCRNVMIYFDKQTQSELVSKFYKHLAPEGYLFIGHSESLAGTETRFRYVRPTVYQK
- a CDS encoding chemotaxis response regulator protein-glutamate methylesterase, which produces MVKKIKVLIVDDSAVVRKILSAGLSKDHEIEVIGTAADPFIARDKIVNLRPHVVTLDVEMPRMDGISFLQRLMTYYPLPVIMVSSLTQAGCETTLKALEIGALDFVAKPSLDISHTLDEIITELAEKIKESAHVKVKKKEYFKDAGNKKTNTLSPKTNHALINSTHKIVAIGASTGGTEALKEVLIHMPSNAPGILIVQHMPQLFTKSFADRLNSLCSIEVREAKNGDSIIPGLALIAPGNYHMELRRNGARYHVITNQAPPVRRHRPSVEVLFESVAKYAGSNAVGVIMTGMGDDGANGLLKMKEAGAKTIAQDEDSCVVFGMPKEAIKLGAVDTVVPLNKITPSVLSSLEMKTPQSLLRQKD
- a CDS encoding cobyrinate a,c-diamide synthase, whose product is MLPKTFDYTCCSSVTLITENSNYYPRILIAGTHSGVGKTTITLGLMSVLKDKGYVVQGFKAGPDYIDPSHHTAITERPSRNLDTWLMSRDVCLELFEHAFTGSNMAVIEGVMGLYDGCLDGTESGSTAHLAKVLNTPVVLVVDAKGLSRSAGAIVLGYKHFDREVKIQGVILNRVRSGRHYTSLKNSIENYCEIPVLGYVPFHEEIMLPERHLGLVPSVEQEFSKSAYQKIGKLLSATVDIGKLVDIALSSKNLPSFEKTAFCGVNEQVPCRIAVAMDEAFNFYYQDNLDLLELLGAELTYFSPIYDKYLPADIDGLYIGGGFPELYASMLASNTTMKESIRKAHRNGVVMYGECGGMMYLLEKLTDFKNNSHEMCGILKGTTKMENKRQGLGYVLVKAIHDTILCMKGDTFKAHEFHWSSLHVPVGAQYAYELSKHGDNTPKQDGLIANRVLGSYSHVHFLTEPKLAKQLLHTIADRI
- a CDS encoding YHS domain-containing protein; its protein translation is MIAKYFLIPGFICIITGCANTTTLSQKEQPKVIDPVCAYFSDMGCVHITIGENTPKSSYEGVAYYFCSQECKVDFDKEPSKYLRNVTPPEGTIDFVCHMKIDELRRFVTCVYQDKIYYFCSDHCRTKYLTNPDAYTGKE
- a CDS encoding transporter produces the protein MGIINRRFKYVCSLFVLLLLLCGTNVDANHGPGTGGGATTIPAITLKSGTFSLGLRTELTEFESISDSKLLRKAEKAGSFDVIDRTFIHTVEMGYGITDDLTFGLSFGWFEAINFRESELEDDEVEVFQANPDGITDLWLSGKYRFWRGHQGHYAFLAGVKFPTGVDDKENNHGEKLEAVEQPGSGSYDFATGLAYSRWFTEKWTLDTNVHYTFRTEGARDFEIGDRMDWNLATAYQVVQRNKYPNFAPVGEINVRYLFRDEEDGEDIKDSGGTTVFLSPGVRVGVTSHLGIGASVFFPVFQNLNGEQQETDFKAVVGVSYGF